tcggggacccccccaggacatcTGGATCCCCCTGaggatattggggaccccccagaccaTAAGGACCCCGCTATGGTATCGGGACCCCCCCCAGGTATTGGGGACCCCCCGGGATACCGGGGACCCCCCGTTCCCCCCCACCTCGGATCAGCCGCCTCAGGGCCGCGAACCGGCGGTTCCGCAGGCGGGTGCGGgtgggggagcggcggggccgcccccgggGGCCGCTTTCGGGGTGCCCCccgcacaaaggggggtcccccccCTCCATGGGGCGACGCGGGGCCCCCCAAAATAGATATGGGGGAGGCGGGcgcccccaaatccacccccggCCCACCGGCCCCGCCCGGCGCCTTTTGACTGCGGCGCCTCCCGCCAGCGCGTCACTTCCGGTGGCGGGAAACAGCCGGCGCCCCCCAACTTCCGGTGCGTGTTGGTTCCGCCCCGAAAAACCCCAAATCcgcccaaaaaaccccaaaatcccccaaatccacccaaacAGGAGCCGAGGGGGcgcgcggggccgcggccgccgcccATTTGGGGCGTTTTCGCGTCTTTTTTAACTCgtttttattggttttgtttcttcgtCCCCCCGAGGGgaataaaaacccccaaaaagccccaaaaaaagccccaaaagggGAACCAAATAAAACCCGAAATCGCTGTAAAACGCGTTTCCCgccctgggggggcgggggggacagggaccccccccaaaggcCCCGCgaggggggggtgggggctcGGAGCCCAAAAATGGGGCAAAAACCAAGAAAATGGGTAAAAAACCAATAAAATGGGTAAAAACCAACGGGGCCAAAATGGGGCAGAACGGTCCAAATCGGCCCaaaatggggggacacggggggggacacacacaaggTGGGGGGGGCACAAacggggggggggtttggggttaaaaatggggatttttttgaACAGACGCAGAGAAACCGGACGAAAAGGGCGGgttttgggggcgggggggtcactgGGCGCCCGCCCCCCCCTGCGCCCCCCCGAAGCCCCCCCCGTAGTCGAAGGAGCCGTAGAACGGGGGGGCCCAGGGGCCCTGCTGCTGGTAGaaggggctccagggctgggggagctgcaACGGGGGCGGCGCCAAGGTCAGGGGTTCTGGCCCAAAATAcagcccccctccccccaaaataacccccccCGAACACCAGGTGAGCCCCCAAAAATGGGGTGAGCCCCCCAGACCCTGGGTGAGCCCCCCAGACCCTGGGTGAGCCCCCTCCCAaaatggggtgaccccccccaatcATGGGgtgatccccccaaaccccacgtaccacccccccaaacccagctgaccccccccaaaatatggggtgacccccaaaccctgagtgaccccccccaaactatggggtgacccccaaaccccaggtgacccccccaaaatatggggtgacccccaaaccccgagTGACCCCCCCCTCAAACTATGGGGTGACCTCCAAACCCaggtgacccccccccaaacaatGGGTGACCTCCCCCAAACCCCGAGTGCCCCCCCCAAACGATGGGGTGACCCTCAAACCCCAGGTGACCACCCGCCCAAACTATGGGGTGACCCCCAAATCCaggtgaccccccccccaaactatGGGGTGACCCCCAAATCCaggtgacccccccccaaactatggggtgacccccaaacccaggtgacccccccccccaaactatggggtgaccccccccaaactaTGGGGTGACCCTCAAAACCCAGGTGATCCCCCCCAAACCATGGGGTGACCCCCAagccccaagtgaccccccacacacactaTGGGGTGACCCCCCAAAAATATGGGGCACCCCCTAAACCCCAAGTTACCCCCCAAAATggggtgcccccccaaaccccggggTGCCCCCCCAAACGGGGTGCCCCCCCAAActatggggtgaccccccccaaaccccaagtTACCCCCCAAaactggggtcccccccacctgTGTGTAGTGTCCGTAGGTCTGTCCGgccggggggggctgggggggcgggtaCCCCGAGTACCCCCCGTACCCCCCCCCGTAGTAACCGCTGTACCCTTGGCTGTAACCCTGGGGGCGCAAAATAACGGTGGGGGGGGCACCCCGAAaaagggggggacaccccaaaaggggggttttggggggggggggtaccTGCTGTGCTTGGCTGTAGCCGGGGGGGGCcgtggtgctggggggggggtccggggggctcTTGTAGCCGCTGCTGCCGGGGGGGGGGCTGCGCGTGTAGCtccgggcggggggggtggagtcggggggcgggggggcgcccCAGCGGTTGGGGGGGAAACCCCCCCGGGGGTAACCTGCGGGTagaggggggaaattgggggggggggcaatATATGGGGGGGGAATTATAAGGAGGAAATAAGGGGGgagtaaaataattaaataagggGGGAATAAATGGGGGGGAAATCATGGGGGGGGAAATAAAGGGGAAATTATGGGGGGAATTAatagggggaaattatggggggggggaataagggGGGGAATTAATGGGGGGAAATTATAGGTAGGGAAATTATgggggggaaattatgggggggaaattatgggggggAAGTTATGGGGgggtaataattaaaaaataagggGGAATTAACGGGGAGAATTAATGGGGGGGGAATTATGGGGGGAAAGTTATGGGGGGGAATAAAGTAATTGAAAAATAAGGGGGGAATAAATGGGGTGGAATAAAGAACAAAGGGAATAAattgggggggaactgggggacaatggggggcaattccgggggggtccccaagggggggCCGCTCACCGCTGCCGTGGTTCTGGAAGGCGCCGCGGCTCTGGTAGGGGGCGCTGGGCAGCGCGCGGGGGCGCTGGAACCCCCCCCGGGCACGGAACcccccgggggggcgggggccgcccccccccggcccctcgggGCGCTTGTCGGGGGGGGGCTGGGCGCTGCGCCCCTCCTCGTTGTAGCGGCGCACGAGCGCGGCCGCCTCCTCGCGCGGCAGCTCCACGAACTGCACCGCGTCCAGGAACTCGCCCGCCTCGGGCAGGGAGAAGTTGGCTGGGGGGCAAGAAAGGGGGGCGGGGAAAGGGCAAATCGGAAATCGGCATCTTGAAATTTCgaattttgaaattttgaattttgaaattttgaattttgaaattttgaattttgaaattttgaattttgaaATTTCGAATTTTGAAATTTTGACATTTAGAGATTTCAAATTTTGAAACTTTGacattttgaaatttgaaatttcgaattttgaaattttgaattttgaaattttgaattttgaaatttcaaattttgaaactttgacattttgaaatttgaaatttcgaattttgaaattttgaattttgaaATTTTGACATTTAGAAATTTCAAATTTAGAAACTTTGacattttgaaatttgaaattttgaattttgaaatttgaaattttgacTTGGAATTTTGAAATTTGAAAAGTTGGGATCTTGAcatttgaaaatttgaaatttcaaaattggatataaataaaaattctgaaattttttttGAATTCCCAAATTTTGTAAATTTTAGATTTTTGAATTTCcaaattttacattttttaattccaaattttcaaatttcaattttaatttcaaattttgaaTTTTAGCTTGTTTGAATTTCCAATTTTTcaaaatctagattttttttattaatttccaaATTTTAACATTTTAGATTTCTTCATTTCTAAATTTTCCAATTTTAGATTTTTTGAATTCCAAATTTCcaaattttagatttttttgaaTTCCAAATTTTcacatttcagattttttaaatttcagatctTTTGAATCCAAAATTTTCAAATTTCAGATTTTTCAAATTTCAGATCTGTTGAATTCCAAATTTTcaaatttcagattttttcaAATTTCAGATCTTTTGAGTTCCAAATTTCCAAATTTCCgactcaccccctccccgcccctccccgccccgcccccgggcTCACCCTTCATCTCCTGCAGCGCGTGGTCGGGCACGTCCTTGCCCTCGCGCTGCGTGCGCTGCGCCGTGCGCTGCCGCAGCTCCGCGTCGCTGGGGCACAGCACCACGGCCTCGCGCCGGAACCCCGCGAACGGCCGCAGCTTGCGGCGCCGCGCCGACCCGTACACGTTGGTCTGCGGAGACACGCAGATTGGGCCAAGAACGGGCACAATCGGCCGAAAACGGGCCAAAACCAGGGGAAACGGGCGCAGCTTGCGGCGCCGCGCCGACCCGTACACGTTGGTCTGCGGAGACACGCAGATTGGGCCAAGAACGGGCACAATCGGCCAAAACCGGGCCAAAACCAGGGGAAACGGGCGCAGCTTGCGGCGCCGCGCCGACCCGTACACGTTGGTCTGCGGAGACACGCAGATTGGGCCAAAAACGGGCACAATCGGCCAAAACCGGGCCAAAACCAGGGGAAACGGGCGCAGCTTGCGGCGCCGCGCCGACCCGGACACGTTGGTCTGCGGAGACACGCAGATTGGGCCAAGAACGGGCACAATCGGCCAAAACCGGGCCAAAACCAGGGGAAACGGGCGCAGCTTGCGGCGCCGCACCGACCCGGACACGTTGGTCTGCGGAGACACGCAGATTGGGCCAAGAACGGGCACAATCGGCCAAAAACGGGCCAAAACCAGGGGAAACGGGCGCAGCTTGCGGCGCCGCGCCGACCCGGACACGTTGGTCTGCGGAGACACGCAGATTGGGCCAAGAACGGGCACAATCGGCCAAAACCGGGCCAAAACCAGGGGAAACGGGCGCAGCTTGCGGTGCCGCGCCGACCCGGACACGTTGGTCTGCGGAGAACGGCGCAACCCCTCTAAAATGGgtcaaaaatggggaaaaacgggCCAGAAACGGGGGAAAATGGGCAAAGGGAACCCAGTGACCCAGACACGTTGGGCTGGGGGGAAAATGGGCAAAATCGGTTAAAAACGGGCCAGAAACGGGGAAAAACGGGCCAAAAATAGGGAAAAACGGGCAAAGGGAACCCGGTGACCCGGACACGTTGGGCTGGTGGAAAATGGGTAAAATCGGTTAAAAATGGGGCCAAAAatggggggaagcggggggaaaTGGGCAAAGGGAACCCAGCGACCCAGACACGTTGGGCTGGGGGCAAATGGGCAAAATTGGTTAAAAATGGGTCAAAATGGGGAAAAGGAACCTGGTGAACGGGCGCAGCTTGCGGCGCCGCGCCAACCCGGACACGTTGGTCTATGggaggacacctggggacacttggggccgCGTCACCTGGTCCAGGATGTAGTTGTGGCGCTTGGGGGCTGCAATCTGGATGAGACGGGTGAGGgactggggaccccctggggacactttgggggacTCAGGGagaccttggggacacagggaccccctggggacacctggggccgCGTCACCTGGTCCAGGATGTAGTTGTGGCGCTTGGGGGCCACGATCCGGATGAGACGGGTGAGGGATTGGGGACCCccgggggacactttgggggccATGGGGAGACCTTGGGGACTCAGGGACACCCCGGggagaccctggggacacctggggacacctggggccgCGTCACCTGGTCCAGGATGTAGTTGTGGCGCTTGGGGGCCGCGATCCGGATGAGACGGGTGAGGgattggggacactttgggagcCATGGGGAGACCTTGGGGAcccagggacaccctggggagaccctggggacacctggggacacctggggccgCGTCACCTGGTCCAGGATGTAGTTGCGGCGCTCGGGGGTCGCGATCCTGATGAGATGGGTGAGGGAttggggaccccttggggacactttgggggacACAGAGAGACCTTGGGGACCCAGGGACCTCCcgaggacacctggggacacctggggccacGTCACCTGGTCCAGGATGTAGTTGCGGCGCTTGCGGGCGGCGATCTGGATGAGGCGGTTCAGGCACTGCGTGGCCTGCTGGATCAGCACGTCCCAGCGCCCCGCGTAGTTGCGCTGCCGCCGCAGCCCCATCACCTGCGgacggggacacttggggacacccggggacgcCTGGGGACGCCGAGGGGACCCTTGGGGCCGGCCGCTCACCCGCATCTTGTCCATGATGGCGTTTGTCCCCAGCACGTTGTATTTCTTGCCGGGGTTGGCGGCCGCGTGCTTCAGCGCCCACGTCGTCTTCCCCGCCGCCGGCAGCCCCACCATCATCAGGATCTGGGGACAATGACGCGTCACCGCTGTCACCACGCCCATGTCACTgtcccctccctgtgtccccgttcccgctgtccctgtgtccccggtagccccatcacctccctgtccgagtgtccccagtgtccccatgttcccaccTCACACTTGGCCTTGCTCTtgggccccgtgtccccagtgtcccatgtccccaatgtccccatgtccccatgtccccgtgtccccacctcgCAGTCGGCCTTGCAGCGGGGGCCGGTGGTGCCAtgtcccctatccccatgtccccattgtccccatgtccccattgtccccatgtctccatgtccccacctCGCAGTCGGCCTTGCAGCGGGGCCCGGTGGTGCCCtgtcccctatccccatgtccccattgtccccgtgtccccacctcgCAGTTGGCCTTGCAGCGGGGCCCAGTGGTGCCCtgtcccctatccccatgtccccatgtccccattgtccccatgtccccgtgtccccacctcgCAGTCGGCCTTGCAGCGGGGCCCGGTGGTGCCCtgtcccctatccccatgtccccatgtccccattgtccccatgtccccgtgtccccacctcgCAGTCGGCCTTGCAGCGGGGCCCGGTGGTGCCCtgtcccctatccccatgtccccattgtccccatgtccccgtgtccccacctcgCAGTTGGCCTTGCAGCGGGGCCCGGTGGTGCCAtgtcccctatccccatgtccccattgtccccatgtccccgtgtccccacctcgCAGTCGGCCTTGCAGCGGGGCCCGGTGGTGCCCtgtcccctatccccatgtccccattgtccccatgtccccatgtccccacctcgCAGTCGGCCTTGCAGCGGGGCCCGGTGGTGCCCtgtcccctatccccatgtccccattgtccccatgtccccgtgtccccacctcgCAGTTGGCCTTGCAGCGGGGCCCGGTGGTGCCAtgtcccctatccccatgtccccatgtccccattgtccccatgtccccgtgtccccacctcgCAGTCGGCCTTGCAGCGGGGCCCGGTGGTGCCAtgtcccctatccccatgtccccatgtccccattgtccccatgtccccattcccacCTCGCAGTCGGCCTTGCAGCGGGGCCCGGTGGTGCCCtgtcccctatccccatgtccccattgtccccatgtccccacctcgCAGTCGGCCTTGCAGCGGGGCCCGGTGGTGCCCtgtcccctatccccatgtccccatgtccccattgtccccatgtccccacctcgCAGTCGGCCTTGCAGCGGGGCCCGGTGGTGCCCtgtcccctatccccatgtccccatgtccccattgtccccatgtccccacctcgCAGTCGGCCTTGCAGCGGGGCCCGGTGGTTCCGCGCACGCGCTGCGCcaggggcaggtgctgcaggaaggtgaaGCCGGGGGGCACGGTGACGAAGGGGACGTCGCGCTGCCCGAAGTTGAACTCCACGGCGCAGTTCTTCACCAGCACGTGGGGGAACAGCGCGCGCCCCCCCAGCTCCTCGCGCCGCAGCCGGAAGGCGGCGCCCAGCCAGCGCCCGTTCTTCAGGAACGACAGCTCGATCGCCTCCCCCGCCTCGAAGTCCTGCGGGGAcagtgggacattggggtcaacggggggaatggggacatcggggtcaatgggggcaatggggacatcggggtcaatggggggaatggggacatcggggtcaatggggggaatggggacaatggggtcaatggggggaatggggacatcggggtcaatggggggaatggggacatcggggtcaatggggggaatggggacattggggtcaatggggggaatggggacatcggggtcaacggggggaatggggacattggggtcaacggggggaatggggacatcggggtcaacggggggaatggggacaatggggtcaatggggggaatggggacattggggtcaatggggggaatggggacatcggggtcaatgggggcaatggggacaatggggtcaatggggggaatggggacatcggggtcaatggggggaatggggacatcggggtcaatgggggcaatggggacaatggggtcaatggagggaatggggacatcggggtcaatggggggaatggggacactggggtcaatggggggaatggggacactgggggcaatggggccatggggacactggcggcaatggggacactggggtcaatggggacactggggggaatggggacatggggacactggggggaatggggacactggggccatggggacactggggtcaatggggacattggggacaatggggacataggggacattggggggaatggggacactggggggaatgGGAGAGGATGGGGACGGcaggggaatggggacactggtgggattTGGGACAGGAAGGGGATGGGGCCATGGGGCCAaggaggggatgtggggacacggggacacagggacatggagacatggggacgtggaggcacggggacacagggacacggggacacagggacacggggacatggggacacagggatgcagggacacGGAGACACAGGGATATGGTGagacagggacgtggggacacggaaacatggggacacggggatgcggggacacacggacgcggggacacgcggggacacacggacgcggggacacggggacacacggacgcgGGGACACGGCCAGACCAGCAGGCAGGCGATGACGTCGTTCTCGGCGAAGGGCTCCCCGTAGCTCTCGAACCTGCAGTCCGTGGACTTCTTGGCGGTGCCACCGTAGCCGTAGGAGAACGGCTCctcccctggggacagcgggtgacACGATGTCCCCAAcccagggacaccctggggacacccccgaacccacagggacacccccaaacccacagggaCAACCCCGGGTCCTCAAACCCCCGGACACACgcactccccagtgtcccccaaacTGTAGGAGAACGGCTCctcccctggggacagcgggtgacACGATGTCCCCAACCCggggacacccttggggacacccccgaaCCCACAGGGACACCCCCGAACCCCTAGGGGACACAGACCCCCCCAGCATCCCTAAGTCCCTCAGACACAGGcaccacccccaatgtccccaagtgccTGGGCAGGGGACagaccccccgatgtccccagtgtccccgatgtccccagatgtccccagtgtcccctacCCAGCTGGGTGCTGCAGGAGTCCAGGGACCAGCCCACGCGCACCACGTGGGGGTCGGGCTCCGTGGGGGGCAGGTGCTTGACGGGAATCTCCTCGTTAACCTGCGCAGATAacgagctggggacagggacacagccttggggacagggacggggacaccggggtggggatggggacaccagggtgggGACAGCAGCCTGGGcttggggacggggacaccggggtggggacggggacaccggaGTGGGGAGAGCGTCAGAATGTTGGGGACGATGTCACTGGGTTGGGGACAGCGTCAGAATGTTGGGGACAGTGTTGGGATGTCGGGGACAGCATTgagacattggggacagtgctgggacattggggacagtatCACCGTGTCAGGAACAGCTGGGTCGTCACCGTGTTGGGGACAGCGTCACCGTGTCAGGGACAGTCGGGGTCAGTGTCACTGTGTCGGGGACAGCGTCACCATGTCGGGGACAGTCGGGGCTGGTGTCACCGTGTCAGGGACAGTCGGGGATGGTGTCACCGTGTCGAGGACGGTGTCACCGTGTCGGGGCCAGTGTCACCATGTCGGGGACAGTTGGGGCTGGTGTCACTGTGTCGGGGACAGTCGGGGTTGGTGTCACCGTGTCGGGGACAGTGTCACCGTGTCGGGGACAGTCGGGGTTGGTGTCACCGTGTCGGGGACAGTCGGGGCCAGTGTCACCGTGTCGGGGATGGCTGGGGCCGGTGTCACCGTGTCGGGGCCAGTGTCACTGGGTCAGGGACAGTCAGGGCCGGTGTCACCGTGTCAGGGATGGTTGGGGCTGGTGTC
The Patagioenas fasciata isolate bPatFas1 chromosome 33, bPatFas1.hap1, whole genome shotgun sequence DNA segment above includes these coding regions:
- the HNRNPUL1 gene encoding heterogeneous nuclear ribonucleoprotein U-like protein 1 isoform X1; the protein is MAVRRFRVPEPRDERGRRGQDTHGPRDTRGPRDTRGPQAEPAGRLQAARGAAEPRREAAQDGHSAAEASAPQPHHPPGPPPAAESSLERRPPEHEHPEMKLPEPKPEDPPAPPYTVPPPNYAAPPYNIPPPPTFNAGYPVPPPPPPVAFPAPPGGFSVPPPTYGTPPNYSAPPPTYSAPPPAYSTPPPTYNPPPAYPAPPPTYNPPPGGGFAAPEPSRPPPHPPQRKRPFEERGRGFYEHREDKRGRSPQPPAEDEEDDFDDTLVAIDTYNCDLHFKVARDRYSGYPLTIEGFAYLWAGARATYGARQGRVCYELKVNEEIPVKHLPPTEPDPHVVRVGWSLDSCSTQLGEEPFSYGYGGTAKKSTDCRFESYGEPFAENDVIACLLDFEAGEAIELSFLKNGRWLGAAFRLRREELGGRALFPHVLVKNCAVEFNFGQRDVPFVTVPPGFTFLQHLPLAQRVRGTTGPRCKADCEILMMVGLPAAGKTTWALKHAAANPGKKYNVLGTNAIMDKMRVMGLRRQRNYAGRWDVLIQQATQCLNRLIQIAARKRRNYILDQTNVYGSARRRKLRPFAGFRREAVVLCPSDAELRQRTAQRTQREGKDVPDHALQEMKANFSLPEAGEFLDAVQFVELPREEAAALVRRYNEEGRPPPPRGVPCPGGVPAPPRAAQRPLPEPRRLPEPRQRLPPGGFPPQPLGRPPAPRLHPPRPELHAQPPPRQQRLQEPPGPPPQHHGPPRLQPSTAGLQPRVQRLLRGGVRGVLGVPAPPAPPGRTDLRTLHTAPPALEPLLPAAGPLGPPVLRLLRLRGGLRGGAGGGGRPVTPPPPKPALFVRFLCVCSKKSPFLTPNPPPVCAPPTLCVSPPVSPHFGPIWTVLPHFGPVGFYPFYWFFTHFLGFCPIFGLRAPTPPSRGLWGGSLSPPPPQGGKRVLQRFRVLFGSPFGAFFGAFWGFLFPSGGRRNKTNKNELKKTRKRPKWAAAAAPRAPSAPVWVDLGDFGVFWADLGFFGAEPTRTGSWGAPAVSRHRK
- the HNRNPUL1 gene encoding heterogeneous nuclear ribonucleoprotein U-like protein 1 isoform X2, with protein sequence MKLPEPKPEDPPAPPYTVPPPNYAAPPYNIPPPPTFNAGYPVPPPPPPVAFPAPPGGFSVPPPTYGTPPNYSAPPPTYSAPPPAYSTPPPTYNPPPAYPAPPPTYNPPPGGGFAAPEPSRPPPHPPQRKRPFEERGRGFYEHREDKRGRSPQPPAEDEEDDFDDTLVAIDTYNCDLHFKVARDRYSGYPLTIEGFAYLWAGARATYGARQGRVCYELKVNEEIPVKHLPPTEPDPHVVRVGWSLDSCSTQLGEEPFSYGYGGTAKKSTDCRFESYGEPFAENDVIACLLDFEAGEAIELSFLKNGRWLGAAFRLRREELGGRALFPHVLVKNCAVEFNFGQRDVPFVTVPPGFTFLQHLPLAQRVRGTTGPRCKADCEILMMVGLPAAGKTTWALKHAAANPGKKYNVLGTNAIMDKMRVMGLRRQRNYAGRWDVLIQQATQCLNRLIQIAARKRRNYILDQTNVYGSARRRKLRPFAGFRREAVVLCPSDAELRQRTAQRTQREGKDVPDHALQEMKANFSLPEAGEFLDAVQFVELPREEAAALVRRYNEEGRPPPPRGVPCPGGVPAPPRAAQRPLPEPRRLPEPRQRLPPGGFPPQPLGRPPAPRLHPPRPELHAQPPPRQQRLQEPPGPPPQHHGPPRLQPSTAGLQPRVQRLLRGGVRGVLGVPAPPAPPGRTDLRTLHTAPPALEPLLPAAGPLGPPVLRLLRLRGGLRGGAGGGGRPVTPPPPKPALFVRFLCVCSKKSPFLTPNPPPVCAPPTLCVSPPVSPHFGPIWTVLPHFGPVGFYPFYWFFTHFLGFCPIFGLRAPTPPSRGLWGGSLSPPPPQGGKRVLQRFRVLFGSPFGAFFGAFWGFLFPSGGRRNKTNKNELKKTRKRPKWAAAAAPRAPSAPVWVDLGDFGVFWADLGFFGAEPTRTGSWGAPAVSRHRK
- the HNRNPUL1 gene encoding heterogeneous nuclear ribonucleoprotein U-like protein 1 isoform X3, producing the protein MAVRRFRVPEPRDERGRRGQDTHGPRDTRGPRDTRGPQAEPAGRLQAARGAAEPRREAAQDGHSAAEASAPQPHHPPGPPPAAESSLERRPPEHEHPEMKLPEPKPEDPPAPPYTVPPPNYAAPPYNIPPPPTFNAGYPVPPPPPPVAFPAPPGGFSVPPPTYGTPPNYSAPPPTYSAPPPAYSTPPPTYNPPPAYPAPPPTYNPPPGGGFAAPEPSRPPPHPPQRKRPFEERGRGFYEHREDKRGRSPQPPAEDEEDDFDDTLVAIDTYNCDLHFKVARDRYSGYPLTIEGFAYLWAGARATYGARQGRVCYELKVNEEIPVKHLPPTEPDPHVVRVGWSLDSCSTQLGEEPFSYGYGGTAKKSTDCRFESYGEPFAENDVIACLLDFEAGEAIELSFLKNGRWLGAAFRLRREELGGRALFPHVLVKNCAVEFNFGQRDVPFVTVPPGFTFLQHLPLAQRVRGTTGPRCKADCEILMMVGLPAAGKTTWALKHAAANPGKKYNVLGTNAIMDKMRVMGLRRQRNYAGRWDVLIQQATQCLNRLIQIAARKRRNYILDQTNVYGSARRRKLRPFAGFRREAVVLCPSDAELRQRTAQRTQREGKDVPDHALQEMKANFSLPEAGEFLDAVQFVELPREEAAALVRRYNEEGRSAQPPPDKRPEGPGGGGPRPPGGFRARGGFQRPRALPSAPYQSRGAFQNHGSGYPRGGFPPNRWGAPPPPDSTPPARSYTRSPPPGSSGYKSPPDPPPSTTAPPGYSQAQQGYSQGYSGYYGGGYGGYSGYPPPQPPPAGQTYGHYTQLPQPWSPFYQQQGPWAPPFYGSFDYGGGFGGAQGGAGAQ